A section of the Flaviflexus equikiangi genome encodes:
- a CDS encoding dimethyl sulfoxide reductase anchor subunit family protein — translation MNLHELPMIIFTVLAQLSVGAFVALGVINLFGIPRFGRDTIERVTDPAIYAIGPTLVFGLIASMFHMNDVTNVLNVVRNWDTSWLSREIIFGVGFAGLGFLFAIMQWFKIGTHAVRQIIAGAAAVVGLALVYSMSMIYATLVTVPAWNTWAVPFQFFATTFLLGALAVGAAILIHMSLRFKATDAPVDTPAPSGGSVGLLEKTRTQAATMARTPLKATSKDAQAGVTIVRWVSVASVVIGVAIFIGYIFHVLNLANGVAEAQLAAQEYESGFFLVRLALLGIAAILLSVFTFKTANQEFKSPNTMMILMVSALALATVSEFMGRSIHYDTLFRVGM, via the coding sequence ATGAATCTCCATGAACTGCCAATGATCATCTTCACGGTCCTGGCGCAACTCAGCGTCGGCGCTTTCGTCGCCCTCGGCGTCATCAACTTGTTCGGTATTCCCCGGTTCGGTCGTGACACGATCGAACGCGTCACGGATCCCGCGATCTACGCGATCGGTCCGACACTCGTGTTCGGCCTCATCGCCTCCATGTTCCACATGAATGACGTGACGAACGTTCTCAACGTGGTTCGCAACTGGGATACATCCTGGCTGTCCCGCGAGATCATCTTCGGTGTCGGCTTCGCCGGACTCGGCTTCCTCTTCGCCATCATGCAGTGGTTCAAGATCGGCACCCACGCGGTCCGCCAGATCATCGCAGGCGCCGCGGCAGTCGTCGGCCTTGCCCTCGTCTACTCGATGTCGATGATCTACGCGACACTCGTGACGGTTCCCGCATGGAACACGTGGGCTGTCCCGTTCCAGTTCTTCGCCACAACCTTCCTGCTGGGCGCCCTGGCTGTCGGTGCCGCGATCCTCATCCACATGTCGCTCCGCTTCAAGGCGACGGATGCTCCGGTTGATACCCCGGCTCCGTCCGGCGGCTCTGTCGGCCTTCTTGAGAAGACCCGCACCCAGGCCGCGACAATGGCACGGACGCCCCTCAAGGCAACCTCGAAGGATGCTCAGGCTGGCGTGACGATCGTCCGCTGGGTCTCGGTCGCATCGGTCGTCATCGGTGTCGCCATCTTCATCGGCTACATCTTCCACGTCCTCAACCTCGCCAACGGCGTGGCTGAAGCGCAGCTTGCCGCTCAGGAATACGAGTCCGGGTTCTTCCTCGTCCGCCTCGCCCTCCTCGGCATCGCCGCCATCCTCCTCTCCGTGTTCACGTTCAAGACCGCGAACCAGGAGTTCAAGAGCCCCAACACGATGATGATCCTCATGGTCTCGGCTCTCGCACTCGCAACGGTCTCCGAGTTCATGGGCCGCTCCATCCACTACGACACGCTCTTCCGCGTGGGCATGTAG
- a CDS encoding DUF6457 domain-containing protein encodes MANTDNPEKMEAMRNWLGAVAEELNIAPEVMAEVESPLLGLIGQIAHGPSRPGAPLTAFLIGLAAGRGDGRATDLVAQIKTLVAEYQQG; translated from the coding sequence ATGGCAAATACTGATAATCCGGAGAAGATGGAGGCGATGCGGAACTGGCTCGGAGCCGTTGCGGAAGAGCTCAACATCGCACCGGAGGTCATGGCCGAGGTGGAGAGCCCGCTCCTTGGCCTTATCGGCCAGATCGCGCACGGCCCGTCCCGTCCGGGAGCGCCGCTCACCGCGTTCCTCATCGGCCTCGCCGCGGGGCGCGGCGATGGTCGGGCAACCGATCTCGTCGCCCAGATCAAGACACTCGTCGCGGAGTATCAGCAGGGCTGA
- the moaC gene encoding cyclic pyranopterin monophosphate synthase MoaC codes for MKFTHLTSSGDAHMVDVSGKTPSVREATAVGTVTCSPDVIAALRDGTVPKGDVLAVARIAGIAGAKRVPDLLPLAHPIALHAATVDLSIEDHGVDISVTVRTADITGVEMEALTGVTIAALAIVDMIKGVDRSAEITSCRIIAKSGGRSGTWTRP; via the coding sequence GTGAAATTTACTCACCTGACGTCGAGCGGTGACGCTCACATGGTCGATGTGTCCGGAAAGACGCCGTCTGTGCGGGAGGCAACCGCGGTCGGCACCGTCACCTGCTCCCCCGATGTCATCGCAGCCCTCCGGGACGGCACCGTGCCCAAGGGGGATGTTCTCGCCGTCGCACGGATCGCCGGGATTGCGGGCGCCAAGCGGGTACCGGACCTGCTGCCCCTCGCACACCCGATCGCACTCCATGCGGCAACGGTCGACCTCTCCATCGAGGACCATGGCGTCGACATCTCGGTCACGGTCCGCACGGCCGATATCACCGGGGTTGAGATGGAGGCACTGACGGGCGTCACCATCGCGGCTCTCGCCATCGTCGACATGATCAAGGGCGTGGACCGGTCGGCTGAGATCACCAGCTGCCGCATCATCGCCAAATCGGGGGGCCGATCAGGCACGTGGACTCGCCCATGA
- a CDS encoding molybdopterin molybdotransferase MoeA, protein MISFDEYREHVLSLGSPVSTETLPLHAADGMVTAEPIFARFAVPPFDNSAMDGFAVRADDVADLPVTLRVSADIPAGRTDVPELEPGTAMRIMTGAPLPSGADTVIQVEKTENAGQNMASEAPEEVTFLETASTGANVRMAGEDIAAGELALEAGVRLGPTQLSALASIGHGYVCVHRKPVIGILSTGSELRRPGESLLPGQIPDSNSTLVRLMVRAAGGKDVVLSTSSDDPAHLAATLEKHGAYLDGLITTGGVSAGAFDVVKEHLRSRGVDFVSVAQQPGKPQGSGLVALAGRQIPIVCLPGNPVSVFVSMKVYGEAMIATLAGMRDTTIPWQTWQTGTSWRTPEGRAQFMPVVAENGFVVPAASGGSGSHLVYSLMKTRGLAYVPADVDEIAEGDAVKVWWL, encoded by the coding sequence GTGATTAGTTTCGACGAGTACCGGGAGCATGTTCTGTCCCTCGGTTCGCCCGTGTCGACGGAGACTCTCCCGTTGCACGCCGCAGACGGCATGGTGACGGCGGAGCCGATCTTTGCCCGCTTCGCTGTCCCGCCCTTCGACAACTCGGCCATGGACGGGTTCGCGGTGCGCGCGGATGACGTGGCCGACCTTCCCGTGACGCTGCGGGTGAGCGCCGATATCCCGGCCGGTCGGACCGATGTCCCCGAGCTGGAGCCTGGCACCGCGATGAGGATCATGACGGGCGCCCCCCTGCCCTCAGGCGCAGATACCGTCATCCAGGTTGAAAAGACGGAGAATGCTGGCCAGAACATGGCCTCGGAAGCTCCCGAGGAGGTCACCTTCCTCGAGACCGCATCCACAGGTGCGAACGTGCGCATGGCAGGGGAAGACATCGCTGCGGGCGAGCTGGCCCTCGAGGCCGGGGTTCGGCTGGGTCCCACCCAGCTCTCCGCCCTCGCATCGATCGGGCACGGCTATGTCTGCGTCCACCGGAAGCCCGTCATCGGGATCCTGTCGACGGGCTCGGAGCTGCGCAGGCCCGGGGAGAGCCTCTTGCCGGGACAGATCCCCGACTCGAACTCCACGCTTGTCCGCCTCATGGTGCGTGCCGCGGGCGGGAAAGACGTTGTTCTCTCCACGTCCTCGGACGATCCCGCCCACCTCGCAGCCACCCTCGAGAAGCACGGCGCCTACCTTGACGGCCTCATCACGACCGGCGGCGTCTCCGCGGGAGCCTTCGACGTCGTCAAAGAGCACCTTCGCAGCCGCGGCGTCGACTTCGTGTCAGTGGCCCAGCAGCCCGGCAAACCACAGGGCTCCGGCCTTGTCGCTCTCGCAGGCCGCCAGATCCCCATCGTCTGCCTTCCCGGCAACCCCGTCTCCGTGTTCGTCTCCATGAAAGTCTATGGGGAGGCCATGATCGCCACCCTGGCGGGCATGCGCGACACGACGATTCCCTGGCAGACATGGCAGACGGGCACATCCTGGAGAACCCCGGAGGGCAGGGCTCAGTTCATGCCCGTCGTGGCCGAGAACGGTTTCGTGGTACCTGCCGCGTCGGGCGGGTCCGGATCCCACCTCGTGTACTCCCTCATGAAGACTCGCGGACTCGCATACGTTCCCGCGGATGTTGACGAGATCGCCGAAGGCGACGCTGTGAAAGTGTGGTGGCTGTGA
- a CDS encoding 4Fe-4S dicluster domain-containing protein yields MTTLRLLHSWLRANEPGPIALIDQGVEPLVAEKTIPAIMLAGPLAEVPTHEILESLELGATIIYLHGDPGPLTGLMATLAAASIDRVRLGVCAVKPRESFGSDDVPHSRRDLFGLGRSEKPLPDEGMLAPDRERLALKQLLTAEGVDSAALADIPGPGLLLHVSGCTACGVCVKTCPTDALELSHLETGPDRRITTLAMDDGKCVGCGDCIELCPADAFSNDGTLSWQTRLGGRSRRPLETVPTVRCERCKTFFPLRQGGTLCTTCAATRDNPFGVRWPEGVPKPPGARF; encoded by the coding sequence ATGACCACACTCCGCCTCCTTCACTCCTGGCTCCGAGCCAACGAGCCCGGCCCGATCGCTCTCATCGATCAGGGTGTGGAACCGCTCGTGGCGGAGAAGACGATCCCAGCGATCATGCTTGCCGGGCCCCTGGCGGAGGTGCCCACCCACGAGATCCTCGAATCGCTCGAACTCGGTGCCACGATCATCTACCTCCACGGGGATCCCGGCCCCCTGACGGGGCTGATGGCAACGCTCGCGGCCGCGAGTATCGACCGCGTGCGCCTCGGGGTGTGCGCGGTGAAGCCCCGCGAATCGTTCGGCTCGGACGATGTGCCGCACTCGCGCCGCGATCTCTTCGGCCTCGGCCGATCAGAGAAGCCGCTGCCGGACGAGGGAATGCTTGCCCCCGATCGGGAACGGCTGGCACTCAAGCAGCTGCTGACCGCGGAGGGTGTGGACAGTGCCGCCCTTGCGGACATTCCCGGGCCTGGACTGCTCCTGCATGTGAGCGGATGTACCGCGTGCGGGGTGTGCGTGAAGACCTGCCCGACTGACGCTCTTGAGCTCAGCCACCTCGAGACGGGACCGGATCGCCGGATCACGACGCTGGCGATGGACGACGGGAAGTGCGTGGGCTGTGGGGACTGCATCGAGCTGTGTCCCGCGGATGCTTTCTCCAACGATGGCACCCTGTCGTGGCAGACGAGGCTCGGGGGCCGATCCCGCCGTCCGCTCGAAACGGTGCCCACCGTTCGCTGCGAACGGTGCAAGACGTTCTTCCCGCTCCGTCAGGGCGGAACGCTCTGCACGACGTGCGCGGCAACCCGCGACAACCCGTTCGGCGTGCGATGGCCCGAGGGCGTACCCAAGCCCCCCGGGGCACGCTTCTAG
- a CDS encoding DMSO/selenate family reductase complex B subunit → MATAEITAGANYGFFFDQTLCTGCKACQIACKDKHDLPVGINWRRVVEYSGGSWQQSGNTFTPNIFTYYTSIACNHCEDAICMEVCPTTAMSRREDGTVYVDSDKCVGCRYCEWACSYSAPQFNADTGQMTKCDLCYDYRSTGQDPACVAACPSRALDWGPIDELREEYGTTNNIAPLPDPSLTQPRLVINPHRDAQTWDSSTGAIANPKEI, encoded by the coding sequence ATGGCCACCGCTGAGATAACAGCAGGAGCAAACTACGGCTTCTTCTTCGACCAGACTCTGTGCACAGGCTGCAAGGCCTGCCAGATCGCCTGTAAGGATAAGCACGACCTTCCGGTCGGCATCAACTGGCGCCGCGTCGTCGAATACTCGGGCGGGTCCTGGCAGCAGTCAGGGAACACCTTCACCCCGAACATTTTCACGTACTACACGTCGATCGCCTGCAACCACTGCGAAGATGCGATCTGCATGGAGGTCTGCCCCACGACGGCGATGAGCCGCCGGGAAGACGGCACCGTCTACGTCGATTCCGACAAGTGCGTCGGCTGCCGCTACTGCGAGTGGGCATGCTCCTACTCCGCACCGCAGTTCAATGCAGACACGGGCCAGATGACCAAGTGCGACCTCTGCTACGACTACCGGTCGACCGGTCAGGATCCGGCCTGTGTGGCGGCATGCCCGTCGCGCGCACTCGACTGGGGTCCGATCGATGAACTCCGCGAAGAATACGGCACGACGAACAACATTGCTCCGCTGCCCGACCCGTCGCTCACCCAGCCGCGCCTTGTGATCAACCCGCACCGCGATGCCCAGACGTGGGACTCCAGCACCGGCGCCATTGCGAACCCGAAGGAAATCTAA
- a CDS encoding DMSO/selenate family reductase complex A subunit: MTIMENEVKRGLSRRSFMKWSGVAGGSAALVATAAHLGMPGTAPAAAADGMEGVDKTVWSACTVNCGSRCPLRLQVKDGTVVRVLADNTGTDELGSQQVRACVRGRSQRHRIYSPDRLKKPMKRKEGTKRGEEQWEEISWDQALNEIADKMIDIKNRYGNEAFYIQYGTGVLGSIMACSWPPDATPLARLLNTFGGYLDHYSDYSTTEITQAYPYHYGSWVNGNSFDDVKNSKLQVMFGNNPLETRMSGGGQLFVTQDIKKRYGVKTIVIDPRYSETAAILADEWIALRPGTDAALIAGMIHVMIQEDLQDQDFLDKYCVGFDEKTLPEGAPKNSSYRAYLEGKGEDGIEKTAEWAADITGVSAKKIRQLAREIATAKPAAITQGWGPQRHANGENSARSIFMLAAVTGNVGIPGGGTGAREGAQGLPLSNSFNTEIINPTEKIISVFSWLDAIEHGPEMNTFNSGVYEKVAPGVRDHKVPVDDNGVPTNVSLEVPIKAVFQYGSNSLVNQTGDNNKSVEILQDESKAELIVTCDIAYTVSARYSDYILPGTSTAEESDIHPGSNGGPMAYGIISSQAIDPLYECKSIFDICTELADRLGTKDEFTGGKTREEWLEQMISESREAEPALPSYEEWKEMGIYRIDKGPAVALADFREDPEANPLPTPSGKIEIYSDRLAAMAEKWEFGVFRPELAGDKLTALPEFVETWEGALEARASEEYPLQVIGHHFKARTHSSYGNVDWLKEAHIQTVWINPVDAAARGIKNDDEVFVYNDRGTVKLPARVTERIVPGTLSIPQGAWFDPKPASEVKPPKEANQDMPVDIAGSVNTLTSHHPSPLAKGNAVHTTIANVVKA; the protein is encoded by the coding sequence ATGACAATTATGGAGAACGAGGTGAAGCGCGGATTATCGCGCCGCTCCTTCATGAAGTGGTCCGGTGTCGCCGGCGGCTCTGCCGCACTCGTCGCCACCGCCGCTCATCTCGGCATGCCGGGCACCGCACCGGCCGCCGCTGCAGACGGCATGGAGGGCGTCGACAAGACGGTCTGGTCCGCCTGCACAGTGAACTGCGGTTCGCGATGCCCGCTGCGCCTTCAGGTGAAGGACGGCACTGTTGTCCGCGTCCTGGCCGATAACACGGGCACTGACGAGCTCGGCAGCCAGCAGGTTCGCGCCTGCGTCCGCGGCCGCTCGCAGCGCCACCGCATCTACTCCCCCGACCGTCTCAAGAAGCCCATGAAGCGCAAGGAAGGCACCAAGCGCGGCGAAGAGCAGTGGGAAGAGATCTCGTGGGATCAGGCTCTCAACGAGATCGCCGACAAGATGATCGACATCAAGAACCGCTACGGCAACGAAGCGTTCTACATCCAGTACGGAACCGGCGTTCTCGGCTCCATCATGGCCTGCTCCTGGCCGCCGGACGCCACGCCTCTCGCCCGCCTTCTCAACACCTTCGGCGGCTACCTCGACCACTACTCGGACTACTCGACGACCGAGATCACCCAGGCCTACCCGTACCACTACGGCTCGTGGGTCAACGGCAACTCCTTCGATGACGTGAAGAACTCCAAGCTTCAGGTCATGTTCGGCAACAACCCGCTCGAGACCCGCATGTCAGGCGGTGGGCAGCTGTTCGTCACCCAGGACATCAAGAAGCGCTACGGCGTCAAGACGATCGTCATCGATCCCCGCTACTCGGAGACCGCAGCGATTCTCGCCGACGAGTGGATCGCCCTCCGTCCCGGCACGGACGCCGCTCTTATCGCCGGCATGATTCACGTCATGATCCAGGAAGACCTCCAGGATCAGGACTTCCTCGACAAGTACTGCGTCGGCTTCGACGAGAAGACCCTCCCCGAGGGCGCCCCGAAGAACTCCTCCTACCGCGCCTACCTTGAGGGCAAGGGCGAGGACGGCATCGAGAAGACGGCCGAATGGGCCGCCGATATCACCGGTGTCTCGGCAAAGAAGATCCGTCAGCTCGCTCGTGAGATCGCCACGGCCAAGCCCGCCGCGATCACCCAGGGCTGGGGCCCGCAGCGCCACGCCAACGGCGAGAACAGCGCACGCTCGATCTTCATGCTCGCGGCAGTGACCGGCAACGTCGGCATCCCCGGCGGCGGCACCGGCGCCCGCGAGGGCGCACAGGGCCTGCCCCTGTCGAACTCCTTCAACACGGAGATCATCAACCCGACAGAGAAGATCATCTCCGTGTTCTCCTGGCTCGACGCCATCGAGCACGGCCCGGAGATGAACACGTTCAACTCGGGCGTGTACGAGAAGGTCGCCCCGGGCGTCCGGGACCACAAGGTTCCCGTCGACGACAACGGCGTTCCCACGAACGTCAGCCTCGAGGTTCCGATCAAGGCTGTCTTCCAGTACGGCTCGAACTCACTCGTCAACCAGACAGGTGACAACAACAAGTCCGTCGAGATCCTCCAGGACGAGTCGAAGGCCGAACTCATCGTCACATGCGATATTGCCTACACCGTCTCGGCACGCTACTCGGACTACATCCTGCCCGGCACGTCGACCGCAGAAGAGTCGGATATCCACCCCGGCTCCAACGGCGGCCCCATGGCATACGGCATCATCTCCTCGCAGGCCATCGATCCGCTCTACGAGTGCAAGTCGATCTTCGACATCTGCACCGAGCTCGCTGATCGTCTCGGCACGAAGGACGAGTTCACCGGCGGGAAGACCCGTGAAGAGTGGCTCGAGCAGATGATTTCGGAGAGCCGCGAGGCCGAGCCGGCACTGCCCTCCTACGAGGAGTGGAAGGAGATGGGCATCTACCGCATCGATAAGGGCCCGGCGGTTGCGCTGGCAGACTTCCGCGAGGATCCCGAAGCGAACCCCCTCCCCACCCCGTCGGGCAAGATCGAGATCTACTCCGACCGCTTGGCTGCGATGGCCGAGAAGTGGGAGTTCGGTGTGTTCCGCCCCGAGCTGGCCGGCGACAAGCTGACCGCTCTGCCGGAATTCGTCGAGACCTGGGAAGGTGCACTCGAAGCTCGCGCTTCCGAGGAGTACCCGCTCCAGGTGATCGGGCACCACTTCAAGGCACGCACCCACTCCAGCTACGGCAACGTGGACTGGCTGAAGGAAGCCCACATCCAGACCGTGTGGATCAACCCGGTCGACGCTGCCGCCCGCGGCATCAAGAACGATGACGAGGTCTTCGTCTACAACGATCGCGGCACCGTCAAGCTCCCCGCGAGGGTGACGGAACGCATCGTTCCGGGCACGCTCTCCATCCCCCAGGGTGCATGGTTCGATCCGAAGCCCGCTTCCGAGGTCAAGCCCCCGAAGGAAGCAAACCAGGACATGCCGGTCGACATCGCCGGTTCGGTCAACACACTCACGTCGCACCACCCGTCGCCGCTGGCAAAGGGTAACGCCGTCCACACCACTATTGCCAACGTCGTCAAGGCTTGA
- a CDS encoding molybdenum cofactor biosynthesis protein MoaE: MISAHVLTVSDRCSSGDREDLSGPLATALLGGWSVDVTDTRIIPDGADSVRTAIEESVRAGARVIVTTGGTGISPRDETPEGTLPLMSKRLDGIESLIRQAAKNAPAAPLSRALAGIVTVDGVDAFVVNAPGSRGGVTDTINVIGPLLDHIVDQLEGGDHPVPHVSHDHGGHVSALEVPAAHHHGAKVTPTAHARATWEAQHAAEHPDHDADVVYATVTDQPIDMDRLVALVERPEAGAVLTFTGIVRNHDAGRSVNSIDYEAHPDADKVVARVAHQVAEASGCLAIAVVHRSGHLDVGDLALGAAVSAAHRVEAFAALNEVVEQVKLQLPVWKKQQFPDGTHEWTGSA, from the coding sequence GTGATTAGCGCCCATGTCCTCACCGTCTCGGACCGATGCTCCAGCGGTGATAGAGAAGACCTGTCCGGCCCCCTGGCCACCGCCCTCCTCGGCGGGTGGTCCGTCGACGTGACCGACACTCGGATCATCCCCGACGGCGCGGATTCCGTCCGCACCGCGATCGAGGAATCGGTCCGGGCCGGAGCCCGCGTCATCGTGACCACCGGCGGGACCGGGATCTCGCCCCGCGACGAGACGCCGGAGGGAACACTCCCCCTCATGTCGAAACGCCTCGACGGGATCGAGTCCCTCATCAGGCAGGCCGCGAAGAACGCCCCCGCGGCCCCGCTGTCCCGTGCCCTTGCCGGCATCGTCACCGTCGATGGTGTCGACGCGTTCGTCGTCAACGCGCCCGGATCGCGCGGCGGTGTCACCGACACGATCAATGTCATCGGCCCCCTTCTCGACCACATCGTCGATCAGCTCGAGGGAGGCGATCACCCGGTTCCGCACGTCTCCCACGATCACGGCGGCCACGTATCGGCCCTGGAGGTGCCCGCCGCGCACCATCATGGAGCGAAGGTGACCCCCACAGCGCATGCTCGTGCGACGTGGGAAGCGCAGCATGCCGCAGAGCATCCCGATCACGATGCTGACGTCGTCTATGCGACCGTCACGGATCAGCCGATCGACATGGATCGTCTCGTCGCACTCGTCGAGCGTCCCGAGGCTGGAGCGGTCCTGACATTCACGGGGATCGTCCGCAACCACGACGCCGGCAGGTCGGTCAACTCCATCGACTACGAGGCGCACCCGGATGCTGACAAGGTTGTCGCCCGTGTCGCCCACCAGGTAGCGGAAGCCTCCGGCTGTCTCGCGATCGCCGTCGTCCATCGCTCCGGGCACCTCGACGTGGGCGATCTGGCCCTGGGTGCGGCCGTCTCGGCCGCCCACCGAGTGGAGGCCTTTGCCGCTCTCAACGAGGTTGTCGAACAGGTGAAGCTCCAGCTTCCCGTGTGGAAGAAGCAGCAGTTCCCAGACGGCACCCACGAGTGGACAGGCTCCGCCTAA
- a CDS encoding ThiF family adenylyltransferase — translation MLPLVEPGPVLTPEQTVRYSRHLMLPEIGDIGQRRLKNAKVLAIGAGGLGSPSLLYLAAAGVGTLGVIDDDRVDRSNLHRQVLHTDAGVGTPKAQSAADALTALNPDVQVIQHQCRLTDENIDEIFSEYDVVMDGTDNFQTRYLVEAACTRLGMPEVWGSILQFNGQVSVFWTGERAVAAGAPGPDGVSLRDLFPSPPPPGDVPSCGDVGVLGALPGQIGTIMATEAVKLICGIGTPLIGRVMVVDTLKAEIYTVPFSPRPLPRPEPISAQDLLPYCSAPKVPEVDIVEFRKLREDGVRILDVRENEEREAAYLPGTEHIVLSELLAHPELAAGEQPVYVHCKAGARSARAVEALARVGIRGINVSGGLDAWQAAGFQVEGAQ, via the coding sequence ATGCTTCCTCTCGTCGAACCCGGCCCCGTGCTGACCCCGGAACAGACCGTCCGATACTCCCGCCACCTCATGCTCCCCGAGATCGGGGACATCGGGCAGCGCAGGCTGAAGAATGCGAAGGTTCTCGCCATCGGTGCGGGCGGACTCGGTTCACCCTCCCTCCTTTATCTCGCGGCGGCGGGCGTGGGAACGCTCGGCGTCATCGACGATGATCGCGTTGATCGCTCCAATCTGCACAGGCAGGTCCTCCATACGGACGCTGGCGTCGGCACCCCCAAGGCCCAGTCCGCGGCCGATGCTCTGACTGCGCTCAACCCTGACGTCCAGGTGATCCAACACCAGTGCCGTCTCACCGACGAGAACATTGACGAGATCTTCTCCGAGTATGACGTTGTCATGGATGGGACAGACAACTTCCAGACGCGCTACCTGGTCGAAGCGGCCTGCACGCGTCTCGGCATGCCCGAAGTGTGGGGGTCGATCCTCCAGTTCAACGGTCAGGTCTCTGTCTTCTGGACGGGTGAACGAGCCGTCGCGGCAGGCGCACCCGGCCCCGACGGGGTGAGCCTGCGGGACCTGTTCCCCTCCCCGCCCCCGCCCGGGGATGTGCCCTCCTGCGGCGACGTCGGGGTCCTTGGCGCCCTGCCCGGCCAGATCGGCACGATCATGGCAACGGAGGCAGTCAAGCTGATCTGCGGGATCGGCACGCCCCTGATCGGCCGCGTCATGGTGGTCGACACGCTCAAGGCGGAGATCTATACGGTTCCGTTCTCCCCGCGCCCGCTGCCTCGGCCCGAGCCGATCTCCGCCCAGGATCTCCTCCCCTACTGCTCGGCCCCCAAGGTGCCCGAGGTCGACATCGTCGAGTTCAGGAAGCTCCGAGAGGACGGCGTCCGCATCCTCGACGTTCGCGAGAACGAGGAGCGCGAGGCGGCCTACCTGCCCGGCACGGAGCACATCGTGCTGTCCGAGCTTCTCGCACATCCCGAGCTCGCCGCGGGCGAGCAGCCCGTCTACGTGCACTGCAAGGCAGGTGCCCGCAGCGCCCGCGCCGTCGAGGCCCTCGCGCGTGTCGGGATCAGGGGCATTAATGTTAGTGGTGGCCTGGACGCATGGCAGGCCGCTGGTTTTCAGGTGGAAGGCGCACAGTGA
- a CDS encoding TorD/DmsD family molecular chaperone translates to MNPSLPSPESLDRLAAAFATLGRLHLQSPDQETLDQLNELLDEWPLEATGDTQFGLDQIRASFEKGETVAEIRRDHNLLYGVTAGAKVPPYESVHRNQDRLVFDTETLEVRAEYRKLGLQAPKLNQEPDDHIGLEFNFIAQSCLRSLDALDQGSTTDASRYYGIGAVFMTQHIMEWAPQMLETAAEAADTSFYSGIMYLSLGAITAYSEAQ, encoded by the coding sequence GTGAACCCTTCACTACCATCGCCCGAATCGCTCGACCGTCTCGCTGCAGCGTTCGCGACGCTCGGTCGACTCCACCTGCAGTCCCCCGATCAGGAGACCCTCGATCAGCTCAACGAGCTCCTCGACGAGTGGCCGCTCGAGGCGACGGGTGACACCCAGTTCGGCCTCGACCAGATTCGGGCCTCGTTCGAGAAGGGCGAGACCGTTGCGGAGATCCGCCGCGACCACAACCTTCTGTACGGCGTGACGGCCGGCGCGAAGGTTCCCCCCTACGAGTCCGTGCACCGCAACCAGGACCGCCTCGTCTTCGACACGGAAACACTCGAGGTCCGTGCCGAGTACCGGAAGCTCGGCCTGCAGGCGCCCAAGCTCAACCAGGAGCCCGATGATCACATCGGCCTCGAGTTCAACTTCATCGCCCAGTCCTGCCTGCGGAGCCTCGATGCTCTCGACCAGGGATCGACGACAGACGCGTCCCGCTACTACGGCATCGGTGCCGTCTTCATGACGCAGCACATCATGGAGTGGGCGCCGCAGATGCTCGAGACGGCCGCCGAGGCCGCTGATACGAGCTTCTACTCCGGCATCATGTATCTCTCGCTCGGGGCGATCACCGCCTACTCCGAGGCCCAATGA
- the mobA gene encoding molybdenum cofactor guanylyltransferase — MIGAIVLAGGRATRLGGASKGDVTVGADTMLTHVTNACQEVGVPRDNIVVVGHAQTDLKRTVEDPPHSGPAAGIGAGLAHVTGDRLFILSCDIPFIASGLPVLIDSFEGDGVCFGGVRTQYLAGLYSTSAVRARVAELQNEGGLVNLPVRAVLGALTVTVLGPNPAANDVDTWDEVECAREAAAPSD, encoded by the coding sequence ATGATCGGCGCGATCGTCCTCGCTGGCGGCAGGGCAACCCGCCTCGGCGGTGCCTCCAAGGGAGACGTCACGGTCGGGGCCGACACGATGCTCACGCATGTCACGAATGCCTGCCAGGAGGTGGGCGTCCCCAGAGACAACATCGTTGTCGTCGGGCATGCTCAAACAGACCTGAAGAGAACGGTTGAGGATCCCCCGCACTCCGGGCCTGCCGCGGGGATCGGTGCCGGCTTGGCTCACGTGACCGGCGATCGCCTCTTCATCCTCTCCTGCGACATTCCTTTCATCGCCAGCGGATTACCGGTTCTCATCGATTCGTTCGAGGGTGATGGCGTGTGCTTCGGCGGGGTACGCACCCAATACTTAGCAGGTCTCTATTCCACATCTGCGGTACGCGCAAGAGTGGCCGAACTGCAGAATGAGGGTGGGCTCGTGAACCTGCCCGTCCGCGCTGTTCTCGGCGCCCTCACGGTGACAGTTCTCGGGCCCAACCCGGCAGCGAACGACGTCGACACGTGGGATGAGGTGGAGTGCGCGAGGGAGGCCGCCGCACCATCCGATTAG